Genomic DNA from Streptomyces sp. AM 2-1-1:
TGCCCCGTGACTCCCTCATCGTCTTCACCGGGCTCTCCGGGTCGGGCAAGTCCTCCCTCGCGTTCGACACGATCTTCGCCGAGGGCCAGCGGCGCTACGTCGAGTCGCTCTCCTCGTACGCCCGGCAGTTCCTCGGTCAGATGGACAAGCCGGACGTCGACTTCATCGAGGGTCTCTCGCCCGCCGTCTCCATCGACCAGAAGTCGACCTCGCGCAACCCGCGCTCGACGGTCGGCACCATCACGGAGGTCTACGACTACCTCCGCCTGCTCTTCGCCCGCATCGGCAAGCCGCACTGCCCCGAGTGCCGGCGGCCGATCTCCCGCCAGTCGCCGCAGGCGATCGTGGACAAGGTCCTCGGCCTGCCCGAGGGCAGCCGCTTCCAGGTGCTCTCCCCGCTGGTGCGCGAGCGCAAGGGCGAGTTCGTCGACCTCTTCGCCGACCTCCAGACCAAGGGATACAGCCGCGCCCGGGTCGACGGTGCCACCATCCAGCTCTCCGAGCCCCCCACGCTGAAGAAGCAGGAGAAGCACACCATCGAGGTGGTCATCGACCGCCTCACGGTGAAGGACAGCGCCAAGCGGCGGCTGACCGACTCGGTGGAGACGGCCCTCGGCCTCTCCGGCGGCATGGTCGTGCTCGACTTCGTCGACCTCCCCGAGGAGGACCCCGAGCGCGAGCGGATGTACTCCGAGCACCTCTACTGCCCCTACGACGACCTCTCCTTCGAGGAGCTGGAGCCCCGCTCCTTCTCCTTCAACTCGCCCTTCGGCGCCTGTCCCGACTGCTCCGGCATCGGTACCCGTATGGAGGTCGACGCCGAGCTGGTCGTCCCGGACGAGGACAAGAGCCTCGACGAGGGGGCCATCCACCCCTGGTCGCACGGCCACACCAAGGAGTACTTCGGCCGTCTGATCGGTGCGCTCGCCGAGGCCCTCGGCTTCCGTACGGACATTCCGTGGGCCGGACTGCCGCAGCGCGCCAAGAAGGCCCTGCTCCACGGCCACAAGATCAAGACCGAGGTGCGCTACCGCAACCGCTACGGCCGCGAGCGCGCCTACACCACCCCCTCCTTCGAGGGCGCGGTGCAGTTCGTCAAGCGGCGGCACTCCGAGGCCGAGAGCGACTCCAGCCGGGAGCGCTTCGAGGGGTACATGCGCGAGGTGCCCTGTCCGACCTGTGAGGGCACCCGGCTCAAGCCGATCGTCCTCGCGGTGACGGTGATGGAGAAGTCCATCGCCGAGGTCGCCGCGATGTCGATCAGCGACTGCGCGGAGTTCCTGTCCCGGCTCAAGCTCGACGCCCGGGACAAGAAGATCGCCGAGCGGGTCCTCAAGGAGGTCAACGAGCGCCTGAGGTTCCTCGTCGACGTCGGCCTCGACTACCTCTCGCTCAACCGAGCGGCCGGCACCCTCTCCGGCGGTGAGGCCCAGCGCATCCGGCTCGCCACCCAGATCGGCTCCGGCCTGGTCGGCGTCCTGTACGTCCTGGACGAGCCGTCCATCGGTCTGCACCAGCGCGACAACCACCGGCTGATCGAGACCCTCGTCAGGCTGCGCGACATGGGCAACACGCTCATCGTCGTCGAGCACGACGAGGACACCATCAAGGTCGCCGACTGGGTCGTGGACATCGGCCCCGGCGCGGGGGAGCACGGCGGCAAGGTGGTCCACTCCGGATCGCTGAAGGAACTGCTGGCCAACAAGGACTCGATCACCGGCCAGTACCTGGCGGGCAAGCGGGCGATCGGTGTCCCCGACGTCCGGCGCCCCGTCGACCCGAGCCGCCGGCTCACCGTGCACGGTGCCCGGGAGAACAACCTCCAGGACATCGACGTCTCCTTCCCGCTCGGCGTCCTGACGGCCGTCACGGGGGTGTCGGGTTCCGGCAAGTCGACCCTGGTCAACGACATCCTCTACACCCACCTCGCCCGGGAGCTCAACGGCGCCAAGTCGGTGCCCGGCCGGCACACCCGGGTGGACGGGGACGACCTCGTCGACAAGGTGGTGCACGTCGACCAGTCGCCCATCGGCCGGACCCCCCGGTCCAACCCGGCGACCTACACCGGCGTCTTCGACCACGTCCGCAAGCTCTTCGCGGAGACGATGGAGGCGAAGGTGCGCGGCTACCTGCCGGGCCGCTTCTCCTTCAACGTCAAGGGCGGCCGCTGCGAGAACTGCTCCGGCGACGGCACCATCAAGATCGAGATGAACTTCCTGCCCGACGTGTACGTGCCGTGCGAGGTCTGCCACGGCGCCCGGTACAACCGGGAGACCCTGGAGGTCCACTACAAGGGCAAGTCCATCGCCGAGGTGCTGGACATGCCGATCGAGGAGGGCCTGGAGTTCTTCGAGGCCGTCCCGACCATCGCCCGGCATCTGCGCACCCTCCACGAGGTGGGCCTCGGATACGTCCGCCTCGGCCAGTCCGCGCCGACCCTCTCCGGCGGTGAGGCGCAGCGCGTGAAGCTGGCGAGCGAGCTCCAGAAGCGCTCCACCGGCCGCACGGTCTACGTCCTGGACGAGCCGACCACCGGCCTGCACTTCGAGGACATCAGCAAGCTGATCAAGGTCCTCTCGGGCCTGGTCGACAAGGGCAACTCCGTCGTCGTCATCGAGCACAACCTCGATGTGATCAAGACGGCGGACTGGGTCATCGACATGGGTCCCGAGGGAGGCAACGGCGGCGGTCTGGTCGTCGCCGAGGGCACCCCGGAGGAGGTGGCGGCCGTACCCGCCAGCCACACCGGGAAGTTCCTCCAGGACGTCCTGGACACCGACCGGGTCAACGAGGCGGCGGCAGCCGTACCCGCCGCGCGCAAGCCGGTGCGCAAGGGTGCGGCGAAGGCGGTGGCCGCCAAGGCCGGCTCCACCCGGCGGACCGCCACCGCGACCGCCTCGGCGAAGCAGCCCGCCGCGAAGAAGCCGGCGGCCAGGAAGGCGACCGGCGCCCGCAAGGCCTGATCCCGCCTCGGCACGGCCCGCCGGTGGTCCCCGCTCCTTCCGGGAGAGGGGACCCCGGCGGGTCGCGCCGCGTGCCGGCCGCGTCCGCGAGCCGTGCTCCGGACCCGGGCGCCGGGGCGCCGATCTCCGCCGGTATCGTCGGTTCTGTCGTCCCGCCCCGGTGGTCCGCCCCCGTCCCGGCCGGCCCGCACCTCCCCGTACCACCGACCCCCGTGGAGACCGCCATGTCCGGCTCGCCCGCCGCCCGTCGCACCGTCCTGAAGGGCGCCGCGCTCGTCGGTGCCGCCGGGCTCGGAGCGGCCGCCTGCTCCACCGAGTCCAAGCTCGGCCACGCGCAGAACCCCACCCCGACCGCGCCGGTGGACCTCGGCGCGGCCGACGCCGTACCGGTCGGCGGGTCGAAGCTCTACCGGGAGCAGCGCCTCCTGGTGACCTGTCCGGCGAAGGGGGAGTACAAGGCCTTCAGCGCCCAGTGCACCCACGCCGGCTGCGTGCTGACCAGGATCGAGGGCACCGAGGGCCACTGCCCCTGCCACGGTTCCGTCTTCGACACCACGACCGGGAAGGTCGTCCACGGCCCGGCCACCGTGCCGCTGCCCGCCGTACCGGTCAGCGCGGAGGGCGGCCGGCTCGTCGCCGGCCACGACGCCTGACCCCGGCGCGGGGGCGGGCCGCCCGCCCGCCTCGCGTCGGGGCGCGGCACGGCGGTGCGGCAATCGCGGCCGGGGCCGAACCGTACAACCCTTCCCCCGCACGTGCCGGAGCGTTCGGGGGGAGGACGGCACCCCGGGGTGTCACCGGCCGGAAGTAGGGTGTGAGACATGGCAGACCCCTCCAGCTACCGCCCCAAGCCGGGACAGATCCCCGACTCCCCGGGGGTCTACAAGTTCCGCGACGAGCACCGCCGGGTGATCTACGTCGGCAAGGCGAAGAACCTCCGCCAGCGCCTGGCCAACTACTTCCAGGACCTGGCGGGCCTCCACCCGCGCACCCGCACCATGGTGACCACGGCCGCCTCCGTGGAGTGGACGGTCGTCTCCACCGAGGTCGAGGCACTCCAGCTGGAGTACTCCTGGATCAAGGAGTTCGACCCGCGGTTCAACGTCAAGTACCGCGACGACAAGAGCTATCCCTACCTCGCGGTCACCCTCGACGAGGAGTTCCCCCGGGTCCAGGTCATGCGCGGCGCCAAGAAGAAGGGCGTGCGCTACTTCGGCCCGTACGGCCACGCCTGGGCGATCCGCGAGACCGTCGACCTGATGCTCCGCGTCTTCCCCGTCCGTACCTGCTCCGCCGGGGTCTTCAAGAACGCCGCCCGCACCGGACGCCCCTGCCTGCTCGGCTACATCGGCAAGTGCTCGGCCCCGTGCGTGGGCCGCGTCAGCCCCGAGGAGCACCGCGAACTCGCCGAGGAATTCTGTGACTTCATGGCCGGGCGCACCGGTTCCTACATGCGCCGGCTGGAGAAGGAGATGATGATCGCGGCCGAGGACATGGAGTACGAGCGGGCCGCCCGGCTCCGGGACGACCTCGGGGCGCTGCGCCGGGCGATGGAGAAGAGCGCGGTCGTCCTCGCCGACGCCACCGACGCCGACCTCATCGCCGTCGCCGAGGACGAACTGGAGGCGGCCGTCCAGATCTTCCACGTGCGCGGCGGCCGGGTCCGCGGCCAGCGCGGCTGGGTCACCGACAAGGTCGAGGCGGTCGACACCTCCGGTCTGGTCGAACACGCCCTCCAGCAGCTCTACGGGGAGGAGACCGGTGACTCCGTACCCAAGGAGGTCCTCGTCCCCGCCCTGCCCGAGGACCCCGACGCGGTCTCCGAATGGCTCGCGCACCGCCGGGGCTCCCAGGTCAGCCTGCGCATCCCGCAGCGCGGTGACAAGAAGGACCTGATGGCGACGGTCCAGCGCAACGCCCAGCAGGCGCTCGGACTGCACAAGACCAAGCGCGCCTCCGACCTGACCACCCGCTCCCGGGCCCTGGAGGAGATCGCCGAGGCGCTCGGCCTCGACACCGCCCCGCTGCGCATCGAGTGCTACGACATCTCCCACCTGCAGGGCGACGACGTCGTCGCGTCGATGGTCGTCTTCGAGGACGGGCTCGCCCGCAAGAGCGAGTACCGCCGCTTCCAGATCAAGGGCTTCGAGGGTCAGGACGACGTCCGGTCGATGCACGAGGTGATCGGCCGCAGGTTCCGCCGCTACCTCCAGGAGAAGGAGCGCCTGGGGGAGTGGGAGGAGACCCCCGCCGCCACCGGTGAAGTGGCCGGCCCCGCACCCCTCCCCCCGGGCAGCGCCCCCGCCGGTGCGCACGAGGGCACCCCCGCCGGTGCACAGGCAGGAGCCCTCGCCGACGCCCCCGACGAGACCGAGCCGCGCGAGGACGACGGCCGCCCCAAGCGGTTCGCCTATCCACCGCAGCTCGTCGTCGTCGACGGGGGGCAGCCCCAGGTGGCCGCGGCGAAGCGGGCCCTCGACGAGCTGGGCATCGACGACATCGCCGTCTGCGGCCTCGCCAAGCGCCTCGAAGAGGTCTGGCTGCCCGACGACGACGATCCCGTGGTGCTGCCCCGCTCCAGCGAGGGCCTCTACCTCCTCCAGCGCGTCCGCGACGAGGCCCACCGCTTCGCCATCACCTACCAGCGGGCCAAGCGGGCCAAGCGGGTCCGCAGCAGCCCCCTGGACAGCGTCCCCGGCCTCGGCGAGGGCCGGAAACTCGCGCTGCTCAAGCATTTCGGCTCCGTCAAGAAGCTGCGGCAGGCGACAATCGAAGAGATCTGCGAGGTCCCGGGGATAGGGCGCAGGACCGCGGAATCGGTGGCCGCGGCCCTCGCCGCGGCCACCCCGGCCGCGCCCGCCGTGAACACGGCCACAGGAGAGATCATGGAAGACGACGACGGGGACACGCCATGACCGACCACGAACAGCGCCCCGCCGAGCCCTCGCACCCGGACCGAACAGACGGAGCAGCACACGTGAGCACGGGCACCACCAACGAGACGGGCGACGCCGTCCCGGCGGCCATTCCCGAACTGGTGATCATCTCCGGGATGTCCGG
This window encodes:
- the uvrA gene encoding excinuclease ABC subunit UvrA, whose translation is MADRLIVRGAREHNLKNVSLDLPRDSLIVFTGLSGSGKSSLAFDTIFAEGQRRYVESLSSYARQFLGQMDKPDVDFIEGLSPAVSIDQKSTSRNPRSTVGTITEVYDYLRLLFARIGKPHCPECRRPISRQSPQAIVDKVLGLPEGSRFQVLSPLVRERKGEFVDLFADLQTKGYSRARVDGATIQLSEPPTLKKQEKHTIEVVIDRLTVKDSAKRRLTDSVETALGLSGGMVVLDFVDLPEEDPERERMYSEHLYCPYDDLSFEELEPRSFSFNSPFGACPDCSGIGTRMEVDAELVVPDEDKSLDEGAIHPWSHGHTKEYFGRLIGALAEALGFRTDIPWAGLPQRAKKALLHGHKIKTEVRYRNRYGRERAYTTPSFEGAVQFVKRRHSEAESDSSRERFEGYMREVPCPTCEGTRLKPIVLAVTVMEKSIAEVAAMSISDCAEFLSRLKLDARDKKIAERVLKEVNERLRFLVDVGLDYLSLNRAAGTLSGGEAQRIRLATQIGSGLVGVLYVLDEPSIGLHQRDNHRLIETLVRLRDMGNTLIVVEHDEDTIKVADWVVDIGPGAGEHGGKVVHSGSLKELLANKDSITGQYLAGKRAIGVPDVRRPVDPSRRLTVHGARENNLQDIDVSFPLGVLTAVTGVSGSGKSTLVNDILYTHLARELNGAKSVPGRHTRVDGDDLVDKVVHVDQSPIGRTPRSNPATYTGVFDHVRKLFAETMEAKVRGYLPGRFSFNVKGGRCENCSGDGTIKIEMNFLPDVYVPCEVCHGARYNRETLEVHYKGKSIAEVLDMPIEEGLEFFEAVPTIARHLRTLHEVGLGYVRLGQSAPTLSGGEAQRVKLASELQKRSTGRTVYVLDEPTTGLHFEDISKLIKVLSGLVDKGNSVVVIEHNLDVIKTADWVIDMGPEGGNGGGLVVAEGTPEEVAAVPASHTGKFLQDVLDTDRVNEAAAAVPAARKPVRKGAAKAVAAKAGSTRRTATATASAKQPAAKKPAARKATGARKA
- a CDS encoding Rieske (2Fe-2S) protein encodes the protein MSGSPAARRTVLKGAALVGAAGLGAAACSTESKLGHAQNPTPTAPVDLGAADAVPVGGSKLYREQRLLVTCPAKGEYKAFSAQCTHAGCVLTRIEGTEGHCPCHGSVFDTTTGKVVHGPATVPLPAVPVSAEGGRLVAGHDA
- the uvrC gene encoding excinuclease ABC subunit UvrC; protein product: MADPSSYRPKPGQIPDSPGVYKFRDEHRRVIYVGKAKNLRQRLANYFQDLAGLHPRTRTMVTTAASVEWTVVSTEVEALQLEYSWIKEFDPRFNVKYRDDKSYPYLAVTLDEEFPRVQVMRGAKKKGVRYFGPYGHAWAIRETVDLMLRVFPVRTCSAGVFKNAARTGRPCLLGYIGKCSAPCVGRVSPEEHRELAEEFCDFMAGRTGSYMRRLEKEMMIAAEDMEYERAARLRDDLGALRRAMEKSAVVLADATDADLIAVAEDELEAAVQIFHVRGGRVRGQRGWVTDKVEAVDTSGLVEHALQQLYGEETGDSVPKEVLVPALPEDPDAVSEWLAHRRGSQVSLRIPQRGDKKDLMATVQRNAQQALGLHKTKRASDLTTRSRALEEIAEALGLDTAPLRIECYDISHLQGDDVVASMVVFEDGLARKSEYRRFQIKGFEGQDDVRSMHEVIGRRFRRYLQEKERLGEWEETPAATGEVAGPAPLPPGSAPAGAHEGTPAGAQAGALADAPDETEPREDDGRPKRFAYPPQLVVVDGGQPQVAAAKRALDELGIDDIAVCGLAKRLEEVWLPDDDDPVVLPRSSEGLYLLQRVRDEAHRFAITYQRAKRAKRVRSSPLDSVPGLGEGRKLALLKHFGSVKKLRQATIEEICEVPGIGRRTAESVAAALAAATPAAPAVNTATGEIMEDDDGDTP